In Carettochelys insculpta isolate YL-2023 chromosome 31, ASM3395843v1, whole genome shotgun sequence, a single window of DNA contains:
- the LOC142004348 gene encoding interleukin-36 receptor antagonist protein-like translates to MEDLFHTFRNSGEEEVTIASLPRPFVFTLRDTKQKVVLLQRNNLVAEASNAEPEKLSVVPNRFIEGKPYPIILGVQSDRCLSCGTEAQPKLQLEEKRIMDLFESQQEATRFTFHNIAEGNTHRFECAAFPGWFLCTSQENSQPLGVTNSLGETQITEFYFKRLQEG, encoded by the exons ATGGAGGACTTGTTCCACACCTTCAGGAACAGTG gggaagaggaggtcACTATCGCCAGCCTCCCTCGGCCCTTTGTCTTCACCCTGCGGGACACCAAGCAGAAGGTCGTCCTCTTGCAACGCAACAACCTCGTGGCAGAGGCCTCCAATGCCGAGCCGG AGAAGCTCAGCGTGGTGCCCAACCGGTTCATAGAGGGCAAGCCGTACCCCATCATCCTGGGCGTGCAAAGCGACCGGTGCCTTTCGTGCGGGACGGAGGCTCAGcccaagctgcagctggag GAGAAGAGGATCATGGATCTGTTTGAGAGCCAGCAGGAAGCCACACGTTTCACGTTCCACAACATCGCCGAAGGCAACACCCACCGCTTCGAGTGTGCCGCCTTCCCCGGCTGGTTCCTGTGCACCTCCCAGGagaacagccagcccctgggcgtCACCAACAGCTTGGGCGAGACACAGATCACCGAATTCTACTTCAAGAGGCTCCAGGAGGGCTAG